The Mauremys mutica isolate MM-2020 ecotype Southern chromosome 1, ASM2049712v1, whole genome shotgun sequence genome has a segment encoding these proteins:
- the LOC123365667 gene encoding olfactory receptor 51G2-like, giving the protein MSAVNDTKFNSVVFLLTGIPGQEDFHLWISVPFCLIYVISIVGNSVILFIIKTDPTLHEPMYIFLSMLVITDLGLSICTIPTTLGILLFNSREISLYACFTQVFFIDFLSYIESSVLFLMAFDRFIAISVPLRYASILTPPRIAKMGLVVVLRSVVLIFPLPFLLKQFRYCRANVLSHSYCLHQEVMKMACSDITVNNIYGLSIKLLTVGLDSLLIFFSYVMILKTVLSVASHVECFRALSTCVSHLCAIMLFYLPHIGLSVIHRFGNRSSHLLQIFLGYIYVLVPPLMNPIVYSMKSKHLRARIIRVFLK; this is encoded by the coding sequence atgtcagctgtcaatgacaccaaattcaACTCTGTAGTGTTCCTGCTCACCGGGATACCTGGTCAGGAAGACTTCCATCTCTGGATTTCTGTCCCATTCTGCCTAATATATGTCATTTCGATTGTAGGCAATTCAGTtattctgttcattataaaaacagatccaaccctccatgagcccatgtacattttcctttccatgttggtcATCACAGACCTTGGCTTATCGATATGTACCATACCAACAACACTGGGGATATTATTATTTAACTCTAGGGAGATCAGCCTCTATGCCTGTTTCACCCAGGTCTTCTTCATCGACTTTCTTTCATACATTGAATCCTCCGTTCTCTTTttgatggcctttgaccgcttcATTGCGATCTCTGTCCCACTAAGATATGCTTCCATCTTAACCCCACCGAGAATAGCTAAGATGGGACTGGTGGTTGTGCTAAGATCCGTGGTCCTAATAttcccactcccctttctcctgaaaCAGTTCCGGTACTGTCgagccaatgtcctctcccattcctactgcctaCACCAGGAGGTCATGAAGATGGCTTGTTCTGATATCACAGTCAACAACATCTATGGCTTGTCTATTAAACTCTTAACAGTGGGGTTGGACTCATTGCTTATCTTTTTCTCCTATGTGATGATCCTCAAAACTGTGCTGAGTGTCGCATCCCATGTGGAGTGCTTCAGGGCCCTGAGCACCTGTGTCTCCCACCTGTGCGCCATCATGCTCTTCTACTTACCACATATTGGCTTGTCTGTGATACACAGGTTTGGGAACAGATCTTCTCACTTGCTTCAGATTTTCCTGGGCTACATCTACGTGCTGGTTCCGCCCCTAATGAACCCAATCGTGTACAGcatgaaaagcaaacaccttcgtgcGAGGATAATCAGGGTGTTCCTTAAGTGA